The Methanosphaera stadtmanae DSM 3091 genome includes a window with the following:
- a CDS encoding glycosyltransferase family 2 protein translates to MSKVAVLLPAYNEEVSIASMVLLSLQYADEVIVIDDGSSDRTSEVSRLAGATVLSHTTNKGKGAALKTGFKYAQDYDIIVTIDADGQHNPSEIPDVIKPIMEDRADIVNGSRYIAGKDTTTPTYRRVGQTVLDNATYLASGVKLTDTQSGFRAFSSKSIEYFNFDPNGFGIESDMLIEASVNKLRIVEVEITVRYDVNTTTDNPIVQGFSVLMRILELMRFNRPLYFYGISGSIVLFLGILIILTVKASLFTNNIYISAIGYFIVVMGLFLLFFGLFSDTVNRFKK, encoded by the coding sequence ATGAGTAAAGTAGCAGTCTTATTACCCGCATATAATGAAGAAGTATCTATAGCAAGTATGGTTTTATTATCATTACAATATGCAGATGAAGTTATTGTTATTGATGATGGAAGTTCAGATAGAACCTCAGAAGTATCTAGATTAGCTGGAGCTACAGTATTATCTCATACTACAAATAAAGGTAAAGGTGCTGCTTTAAAAACTGGTTTTAAATATGCACAAGACTATGATATAATAGTTACAATAGATGCAGATGGTCAACATAATCCATCAGAAATACCTGATGTAATAAAACCTATCATGGAGGATAGGGCTGATATAGTAAATGGTAGTAGGTATATTGCAGGAAAAGACACAACCACACCCACATATAGGCGTGTTGGTCAAACAGTTCTTGATAATGCAACATATCTTGCATCTGGTGTGAAGCTAACAGATACACAAAGTGGATTTAGAGCATTTTCATCAAAATCTATAGAATACTTTAATTTTGATCCTAATGGGTTTGGAATTGAAAGTGACATGTTAATAGAAGCATCAGTTAATAAATTACGTATAGTTGAAGTTGAGATAACAGTAAGATATGATGTAAATACTACAACAGACAATCCAATAGTTCAGGGCTTTAGTGTGTTAATGAGAATACTTGAACTTATGCGTTTTAACAGACCATTATATTTCTATGGAATTAGTGGATCTATTGTTTTATTTTTAGGAATACTAATTATTTTAACAGTAAAAGCATCTTTATTTACTAATAATATTTATATTTCAGCAATTGGCTATTTCATAGTGGTAATGGGTTTATTTTTATTATTCTTTGGACTATTTTCAGATACAGTAAATAGATTTAAAAAATAA
- a CDS encoding beta strand repeat-containing protein codes for MKINNKNLLIGFLFILLIVLSVGSVTAKDTNTTLSSKVEPQDMSTTLTKDSALQTNDNSLSSIKEKPQSKIKNNLTEVNNKVVKVKNNTLENTHKNKEIKSIKKEDIQDNSFKNLQKQIDETENTLTLTHNYTKTDTDNTIIINKTFILNGNGYTINAKNNKGIFTITNNAKVTLKNIILVNSTDSAITTDINTDLILENTTATNNKAKNGGVIYNKGNLYISYSTFDNNSVVNYGGVICNNGTDNTYINIENSLFMNNTATTPKNGEGEGGAIYTKLSSLTVTNTKFINNTAAVTETNGGNGGAICIEDTANPITITNSNFTKSVSRYGAAILVNNYHSSCDKLAEVTITNCNFTDNEGLHGATYFLNTTVNIEGTTFNNNSATYLRSDKQNSMGGAICFDYNAICNINNSVFTNNSAVGRGGAISGGIFEGNRLIVNNTLFEGNYLLNKTKSFGGAIDTLVNATILNSKFINNTAVNGGAIINIANMTIENTTFTNNTAVNKGGAIANNCTENNKVEIHDSTFIENRVTTQKHNTGQGGAIYTKNTEFILNNSTFTNNSVYSTENTGGDGGAICIENTLNNVLISNSTFINSSSRYGAAFSISNYGLINDNLKNTTIINCNIRNNSGLCGATYFITANVTLINTTYTNNNATTLRSDKTDSTGGAINYDYGVNCTILNSTFTNNSAYGRGGAIYGGITNTNILNIENTLFENNTVLNTTNSHGGAIYASENVTINNSTFTNNKAHYGGAIYTEDTLTLSNSTITNSTNAVEFKNSNITNNTYSNTNITTTITTSEIPEIMIIDDKLDIIINIKAEDKYNTTINTGVIEVYQNNVLIDTIAVVNGSATYKYTAVNKKEEVTFRYVDETSAFTQNSITKTINARQLDVHITVDPIETKYVGETITIKATIKDENDDLLDGSVIIKIGNDTVNTNVVNGIVNYNYTLKQAGTYNITVSYLGTSRYTSAEESIPITVTKLNTKITTNIPNTVKALQNITINATLKDSNDNILINKDIILKINGKTITTLQTDANGNITYNYTTKNMGLYNINLIYIGSDVYIATNTSNIVSVESLKTSIILNNITTKYNDTTTIVVGVIDEFGNDVNGGKVIVKINGKTLKDTDGNIIFAYVTNGTAKITTTLSMKPKTYNITAVYGGKSYYESARTNNSTLIITKRDAVVSFEDIPQPEAGSDVEIKVKVVDADADTLVNTGCVILKLNGKTLKDTDGQIIYTNVINGTAVVKYNIPSNFKAKEYKLTAVFANNVYNRAEANSTLTIIKASNNTNTTQNSDNTIKTVKQYNINPKKEYIVKT; via the coding sequence ATGAAAATAAATAACAAAAATCTTTTAATTGGATTCTTGTTTATATTACTCATAGTTTTAAGTGTTGGATCAGTAACAGCTAAAGATACCAACACCACACTATCTAGTAAAGTAGAACCACAAGACATGAGTACTACTCTAACAAAAGATAGTGCATTACAAACTAATGATAATAGTTTAAGTAGTATAAAAGAGAAACCTCAATCTAAAATTAAAAATAACCTAACTGAAGTAAATAATAAAGTTGTTAAAGTTAAAAATAACACTTTAGAAAATACTCATAAGAATAAAGAAATTAAAAGTATAAAAAAAGAAGATATTCAAGACAATTCATTTAAAAATCTTCAAAAACAAATTGATGAAACAGAAAACACATTAACATTAACACATAACTATACTAAAACTGACACAGATAACACGATAATAATAAATAAAACATTCATATTAAATGGAAATGGATATACAATAAATGCTAAAAATAATAAAGGTATATTTACTATAACAAATAATGCAAAAGTAACACTTAAAAACATAATACTAGTAAATAGTACAGATAGTGCAATAACAACAGATATTAATACAGATTTAATACTAGAGAACACAACAGCAACAAACAACAAAGCTAAAAATGGTGGAGTAATATACAATAAAGGAAATCTATATATTAGCTATTCAACATTTGACAATAACTCTGTAGTAAATTATGGTGGAGTAATCTGTAATAATGGTACAGATAATACATATATAAATATAGAAAATTCATTATTTATGAATAACACTGCTACAACACCTAAAAATGGTGAAGGAGAAGGTGGAGCAATATACACAAAACTCAGTAGCTTAACTGTTACTAATACAAAATTTATAAATAATACAGCAGCAGTAACAGAAACAAATGGTGGAAATGGAGGAGCAATATGTATTGAAGATACAGCAAATCCAATAACAATAACTAACTCTAACTTCACAAAAAGTGTTTCAAGATACGGTGCAGCAATACTTGTAAATAATTATCATTCAAGTTGTGATAAATTAGCAGAAGTAACAATAACTAACTGTAACTTCACAGATAATGAAGGATTACATGGAGCAACATACTTCCTAAACACAACAGTAAATATAGAAGGAACAACATTTAACAATAACAGTGCAACATACCTTAGAAGTGATAAACAAAACTCAATGGGTGGAGCAATATGTTTTGATTACAATGCAATATGTAACATAAACAACTCAGTATTTACAAACAACTCTGCAGTAGGACGTGGAGGTGCAATAAGTGGAGGAATTTTTGAAGGTAATAGATTAATTGTAAATAACACATTATTTGAAGGAAATTATCTCCTAAATAAAACTAAATCCTTTGGAGGAGCAATAGATACATTAGTTAATGCAACAATACTAAACTCTAAATTCATAAATAACACTGCAGTAAATGGAGGAGCAATAATAAACATAGCAAATATGACAATAGAAAACACAACATTCACAAATAACACTGCAGTAAATAAAGGAGGAGCAATAGCAAACAATTGTACAGAAAATAACAAAGTAGAAATACATGATTCAACATTTATAGAAAACAGAGTAACAACACAAAAACACAACACTGGCCAAGGTGGAGCAATATACACAAAAAATACAGAATTCATATTAAATAACTCTACATTCACAAATAATTCAGTATATTCAACAGAAAATACTGGTGGAGATGGTGGAGCAATATGTATTGAAAATACATTAAATAATGTATTAATTTCAAATTCCACATTTATAAATTCATCATCAAGATATGGAGCAGCATTTTCAATAAGTAATTATGGCCTAATAAATGATAACTTAAAAAATACCACAATTATAAATTGTAATATTAGAAATAATTCTGGTCTTTGTGGTGCAACATACTTTATTACTGCAAATGTTACACTAATAAATACAACCTATACAAATAATAATGCTACAACATTAAGAAGTGATAAAACAGATTCTACTGGTGGAGCAATTAACTATGATTATGGAGTAAATTGTACAATACTTAATTCCACATTTACAAATAACTCAGCATATGGTAGAGGTGGAGCTATCTATGGAGGAATAACAAATACTAATATTTTAAACATAGAAAATACATTATTTGAAAACAACACAGTATTAAATACAACTAACTCTCATGGTGGAGCAATATATGCATCTGAAAATGTTACAATAAATAATTCCACATTTACAAACAACAAAGCACATTATGGTGGAGCAATATACACTGAAGATACATTAACATTATCTAATTCAACAATCACCAATTCCACAAATGCTGTAGAATTTAAAAATAGTAATATAACCAATAACACCTACTCAAATACCAACATAACAACCACAATAACTACCTCAGAGATACCAGAAATCATGATTATAGATGATAAATTAGATATAATAATCAATATAAAAGCTGAGGACAAATATAACACAACCATAAATACTGGAGTAATTGAAGTATATCAAAATAATGTATTAATTGATACAATAGCAGTAGTTAATGGTAGTGCTACATATAAATACACTGCAGTAAATAAAAAAGAAGAAGTAACATTTAGATATGTAGATGAAACTTCAGCATTTACACAAAATAGTATAACTAAAACCATAAATGCACGTCAATTAGATGTACATATAACAGTAGATCCTATTGAAACAAAATATGTGGGCGAAACTATTACAATAAAAGCTACTATAAAAGATGAAAACGATGATTTACTTGATGGTTCTGTTATAATAAAAATTGGTAATGATACTGTCAATACCAATGTTGTTAATGGTATAGTTAACTATAACTACACACTAAAACAAGCAGGAACATATAACATAACAGTAAGTTATCTTGGCACATCAAGATACACTAGTGCTGAAGAATCAATACCAATAACTGTAACAAAACTAAATACAAAAATAACAACAAATATCCCTAATACTGTTAAAGCACTACAAAACATTACAATAAATGCAACATTAAAAGATTCTAATGATAATATACTAATTAACAAAGATATAATTCTAAAAATCAATGGTAAAACTATAACAACACTACAAACAGATGCTAATGGAAATATAACATACAACTATACAACTAAAAACATGGGATTATACAATATAAATCTCATATATATAGGAAGTGATGTATATATAGCTACAAATACAAGTAACATTGTAAGTGTAGAAAGTCTTAAAACATCCATTATCCTAAATAACATCACAACAAAATACAATGATACAACAACAATAGTGGTTGGAGTTATTGATGAATTTGGAAATGATGTAAATGGTGGAAAAGTAATTGTAAAAATCAATGGAAAAACATTGAAAGACACAGATGGAAACATAATCTTTGCATATGTAACAAATGGTACTGCTAAAATTACAACAACACTCTCAATGAAACCAAAAACATACAATATAACTGCAGTATATGGTGGAAAATCATATTATGAATCAGCTAGAACAAATAATTCAACATTAATTATTACAAAACGTGATGCAGTAGTTTCATTTGAGGACATACCACAACCAGAAGCAGGAAGTGATGTTGAAATAAAAGTGAAAGTAGTTGATGCTGATGCAGATACATTAGTAAATACAGGATGTGTAATACTTAAACTCAATGGTAAAACACTAAAAGACACAGATGGACAAATCATATATACAAATGTAATAAATGGTACTGCAGTTGTAAAATACAACATACCAAGTAATTTCAAAGCAAAAGAATACAAATTAACAGCAGTATTTGCTAATAATGTATATAACAGAGCAGAAGCAAATTCTACCCTAACTATTATTAAAGCAAGTAATAATACAAATACAACACAAAATTCAGATAATACAATAAAAACAGTAAAACAATACAATATAAATCCAAAAAAAGAATATATAGTGAAGACCTAA
- a CDS encoding mechanosensitive ion channel family protein, translating into MLVIDQMDFLFNNINTIIMLILVIVVPLIILNIVTKTVLKLSKSNSFEETSILSLLKLIRYCVFIIIFLACLDVMGINIHSLFVSLGLVSVAMSLAAKDTLSNVISGLIIFIEKKFQVDDMIEIDNQKGQVDKIGLKAVQLRSKAGLIIIPNILFSTKPFVNYTRNGYYIESFTVFLKNEYILDEKIEQMTQILEKSTLILKDPKYKIFVKNMTEEGVEVLVKVAVDNPLDDSYIISELMKEFKRKIEIEDKK; encoded by the coding sequence ATGTTAGTAATTGATCAAATGGATTTTTTATTTAATAATATAAATACAATAATAATGTTAATTTTAGTAATTGTTGTTCCATTAATTATATTAAATATAGTAACAAAGACTGTGTTAAAACTAAGTAAATCCAATTCTTTTGAGGAAACTTCAATATTGTCTTTACTAAAATTAATAAGATACTGTGTATTTATAATAATATTTCTAGCATGTCTTGATGTAATGGGCATAAATATACATTCATTATTTGTAAGTTTAGGTTTAGTAAGTGTAGCAATGAGTCTTGCCGCAAAAGACACATTATCAAATGTTATTTCAGGTTTAATTATATTTATAGAAAAAAAATTCCAAGTTGATGATATGATTGAAATTGATAATCAAAAGGGCCAAGTAGATAAAATTGGATTAAAAGCTGTACAGCTACGTTCAAAAGCTGGTTTAATAATTATTCCAAATATATTATTTTCAACAAAACCCTTTGTAAACTACACTAGAAATGGATATTATATAGAATCATTCACTGTTTTTTTAAAAAATGAATATATTCTTGATGAAAAAATAGAACAAATGACACAAATACTAGAGAAAAGTACATTAATATTAAAAGATCCTAAATATAAAATTTTTGTAAAAAATATGACAGAAGAGGGTGTTGAAGTTTTAGTTAAAGTTGCAGTAGATAATCCATTGGATGATTCATATATTATTTCAGAATTAATGAAAGAATTTAAAAGAAAAATAGAAATTGAAGATAAAAAATAA
- a CDS encoding U32 family peptidase, with protein MVLTELLAPAGSYDILVVAINAGADAVYIAGHRYGARAFAHNFTSEELEKAVEYAHLNGSSIHVTVNTLFNTKEILDVLKYVQFLYRIGVDAVIVQDIGLVYLIHKFIPDMEIHSSTQMTLRDYTSLLWAKDEGVSRVILPREMEIDEIKTISDKLEKDKIDLDLEVFGHGSLCYCISGDCYMSSFISGRSANRGACAQPCRSNYKLRYNNHSISHGCLISTHDLATYKDVKSISDAGIMSLKIEGRLKSEDYVATVVNAYRTMIDNMNNDTTEIAAKLEKDLDLTFNRYYTNGYILHDTPGEVMGRESSFHQGLYLGKIKSIEGEEVDIEFENKNHPTLQNGDGIGFKHNNHIRGIYLDTIVKQDENHILIKTTRDIRVGSEVYISYSKALHDKQKKYKKEQIKPHIPISFDISVNKNMNLTVNVSFKVNSDVISFGYKSNSELVEAINKPLTNDLIIEQMSKSGETPFIANNVRVTNLPENVFMPIGKLNKIRRKVLDKASEKLLEYYIPNKNKSEEIRKNIKKYTKDCKNNEHGIKPANYVGLNVYVDNIDLLTIANRNPLNRIYFDASFIYDNKKEYFDNIEDILREASSITVDKELVWVLSAFTSDEDLEKIVKIYSNLKNDGIKLSIMGDSPSLTRIFPDTNVYGAHNLNIWNNYSVAMLNKNNFKGATISSELSEEEISQLLRKSKQYNTKLELIVQGNQEIMVSKDDFTNLNGNFDLDIKTDEYVVLDDKANKAKFKIYFDYNKQSHFFNNDMLCLIDEIDKIKQMGIENITLDCRFTKEKYTSKVISLYIQRLRENNPKRKYSESIDNISYSKLNKGNFLNSRILEDKKSKRKIRNNRK; from the coding sequence ATGGTTTTAACAGAATTATTAGCACCTGCAGGTTCTTATGATATTCTCGTTGTTGCTATTAATGCAGGAGCTGATGCAGTGTATATTGCAGGACATAGATATGGTGCTAGAGCTTTTGCTCATAATTTTACATCAGAAGAACTGGAAAAAGCAGTAGAATATGCTCATTTAAATGGATCATCAATACATGTTACTGTAAATACATTGTTTAATACAAAAGAGATTTTGGATGTTCTTAAATATGTTCAATTCTTATATCGTATAGGTGTAGATGCAGTTATTGTTCAAGATATTGGTCTTGTATATTTAATTCATAAATTCATTCCAGACATGGAAATACATTCATCTACTCAAATGACTCTACGTGATTATACTAGTCTTCTATGGGCTAAGGATGAGGGAGTCAGTAGAGTTATTTTACCACGTGAGATGGAAATTGATGAAATAAAAACTATTTCAGATAAATTAGAAAAAGATAAAATAGATCTTGATTTAGAAGTTTTTGGTCATGGATCTCTTTGTTATTGTATTTCTGGTGACTGTTATATGTCTTCATTTATCTCTGGAAGAAGTGCTAATAGAGGTGCATGTGCTCAGCCATGTAGATCTAATTATAAACTTAGATACAATAATCATAGTATAAGCCATGGATGTTTAATATCTACCCATGATCTTGCCACATATAAAGATGTTAAATCAATTTCTGATGCAGGAATTATGTCATTGAAGATTGAAGGAAGATTAAAGTCTGAGGATTATGTTGCTACTGTTGTAAATGCATATAGAACCATGATTGATAATATGAATAATGATACTACAGAAATTGCAGCTAAATTAGAGAAGGATTTAGATTTAACATTTAATAGATATTATACTAATGGATATATTTTACATGATACTCCAGGAGAAGTTATGGGAAGAGAAAGTTCATTCCATCAAGGATTATACTTAGGTAAAATCAAATCTATTGAAGGTGAAGAAGTAGATATTGAATTTGAAAATAAAAACCATCCAACACTTCAAAATGGTGATGGTATAGGATTTAAGCATAACAATCATATACGTGGTATTTATCTTGATACTATTGTTAAACAAGATGAGAATCATATTCTTATAAAAACTACACGTGATATTCGTGTTGGATCTGAGGTATATATAAGTTATTCTAAGGCACTTCATGATAAACAGAAAAAATATAAGAAAGAGCAGATAAAGCCACATATTCCAATATCATTTGATATTTCAGTTAATAAGAATATGAATTTAACTGTAAATGTTAGTTTCAAAGTCAATAGTGATGTTATTAGTTTTGGTTATAAATCCAATAGTGAACTTGTTGAGGCTATTAATAAACCATTAACTAATGATCTTATCATTGAACAAATGTCTAAATCTGGTGAAACTCCATTTATTGCCAATAATGTTCGTGTAACTAATTTACCTGAAAATGTGTTTATGCCTATTGGTAAGTTAAATAAGATACGAAGAAAAGTATTGGATAAGGCTTCTGAAAAATTATTAGAATATTATATTCCAAATAAAAATAAATCAGAGGAAATACGTAAAAATATCAAGAAATACACCAAAGACTGTAAAAATAATGAACATGGTATAAAACCTGCTAATTATGTTGGACTTAATGTATATGTTGATAACATAGATTTACTAACTATCGCAAATAGAAATCCATTAAATAGAATATACTTTGATGCATCATTTATCTATGATAATAAAAAAGAATATTTTGATAATATTGAAGATATATTAAGAGAAGCTTCTTCAATTACTGTGGATAAGGAACTTGTATGGGTATTATCTGCATTTACATCAGATGAAGATTTAGAAAAAATAGTGAAAATATATTCAAATCTTAAAAATGATGGAATAAAACTTTCAATAATGGGTGATTCACCATCACTTACACGTATATTCCCAGATACTAATGTTTATGGAGCACATAACCTTAACATATGGAACAACTACAGTGTTGCAATGCTTAATAAAAATAACTTTAAAGGTGCAACAATTTCAAGTGAATTATCAGAAGAAGAAATTAGTCAACTTCTTAGAAAATCAAAACAATACAATACTAAACTTGAATTGATAGTTCAAGGAAATCAGGAAATCATGGTATCTAAAGATGATTTCACAAATCTTAATGGAAACTTTGATTTGGATATTAAAACTGATGAGTATGTTGTATTAGATGATAAGGCAAATAAGGCTAAATTTAAGATATACTTTGATTATAATAAACAAAGTCACTTCTTTAACAATGACATGTTATGTTTAATTGATGAAATTGATAAGATTAAGCAAATGGGTATTGAAAATATTACTCTTGATTGTAGATTTACAAAGGAAAAATACACCTCCAAAGTAATTTCATTGTATATTCAAAGACTAAGAGAGAATAATCCTAAAAGAAAGTATTCTGAAAGTATAGACAATATTTCCTATTCAAAATTAAATAAAGGAAACTTCCTAAATTCAAGAATATTAGAAGATAAAAAAAGTAAAAGGAAAATTAGAAATAATAGAAAGTAA
- the cobM gene encoding precorrin-4 C(11)-methyltransferase, with amino-acid sequence MNFEDYKGKVIFIGAGPGDPDLITVKGAEAIKNSDVIIYAGSLVNPAVLNIAKDDAKIYDSAEMDLDEIIDVIKKAHSENKITARVHTGDPSIYGAIAEQINQLKALDIGYTIIPGVSSLFGTAAALESQLTLPEVSQTIIITRPEGRTPKPSEEALCKLAKHNATMCIFLGIHMIEEVVEELLKEYDVHTPVAVVKKATWPDQEIVRGDLSNIAKKVHDAGFTKTAMIVVGDVLDQQSGEQSKLYDPKFAHMYRDAK; translated from the coding sequence ATGAATTTTGAAGATTATAAAGGAAAAGTAATATTTATAGGAGCAGGTCCGGGAGATCCTGATCTTATAACAGTTAAAGGAGCAGAAGCAATTAAAAATTCTGATGTAATAATATATGCAGGTTCATTAGTTAATCCAGCAGTACTTAACATAGCAAAAGATGATGCAAAAATATATGATAGTGCAGAAATGGATTTAGATGAAATTATTGATGTTATTAAAAAAGCACATTCAGAAAATAAAATAACAGCAAGAGTTCATACAGGAGACCCTTCAATATATGGGGCAATAGCAGAACAAATAAATCAATTAAAAGCATTAGATATTGGTTATACTATAATTCCTGGTGTAAGTAGTTTATTTGGAACAGCAGCTGCACTTGAATCACAACTAACACTACCTGAAGTATCTCAAACAATAATCATAACAAGACCTGAAGGAAGAACACCAAAACCTTCAGAAGAAGCATTATGTAAACTTGCAAAACACAATGCAACAATGTGTATATTCCTTGGAATACATATGATAGAAGAAGTTGTTGAAGAATTATTAAAAGAATATGATGTACATACTCCAGTAGCAGTAGTTAAAAAAGCAACATGGCCAGATCAAGAGATTGTAAGGGGAGATTTATCAAATATTGCTAAGAAGGTGCATGATGCTGGATTTACAAAAACAGCTATGATTGTTGTTGGTGATGTTTTAGATCAACAAAGTGGAGAACAATCTAAATTATATGATCCTAAATTTGCACATATGTATAGAGATGCAAAATAA
- a CDS encoding adenylosuccinate synthetase yields MTCTILVGGQWGDEGKGKCITYFCTQDKPEIIARAGVGPNAGHSVEFNGEKYGLRLTPSGFFNKEARLLIGAGVLVNPEVFEHELEYLSKYAVEGRTFMDANCAIITDKHTKQDKDSAYLSKKIGTTGSGCGPANADRINRTIDYAKDVPELEKYITDVPSEINKAIDEGKDVFIEGSQGFGLSLYYGTYPYVTSKDTCASTAAADVGVGPTKVDEVIVIFKSYITRVGEGPFPTEISPEEAEKMGIEEYGVVTGRKRRVGLFDKDFAKRSCMINGATQIALTCIDRLYPECAKVNKYEDLSQEARDYIEDIEENVGVPITIISTGPDLADTIDLRNEKLN; encoded by the coding sequence ATGACATGTACCATATTAGTTGGTGGACAATGGGGTGACGAAGGTAAAGGAAAATGTATAACATACTTTTGTACCCAAGATAAACCTGAAATTATTGCTAGAGCAGGAGTAGGTCCAAATGCTGGACACTCAGTAGAATTTAATGGTGAAAAATACGGTTTAAGATTAACACCATCAGGTTTTTTCAATAAAGAAGCAAGATTATTAATTGGTGCTGGAGTTTTAGTAAATCCAGAAGTATTTGAACACGAATTAGAATACCTTAGCAAATATGCAGTTGAAGGTAGAACATTCATGGACGCAAACTGTGCAATAATCACAGACAAACACACAAAACAGGATAAAGATTCAGCATATTTATCTAAAAAAATAGGAACAACTGGAAGTGGATGTGGACCTGCAAATGCAGATAGAATAAACAGGACAATAGACTATGCAAAAGATGTACCAGAACTAGAAAAATACATTACAGATGTACCTTCAGAAATAAACAAGGCAATTGATGAAGGTAAAGATGTATTTATTGAAGGATCACAAGGATTTGGATTATCATTATACTATGGAACATACCCCTATGTAACAAGTAAAGATACATGTGCAAGTACTGCGGCAGCAGATGTAGGTGTAGGACCAACAAAAGTAGATGAAGTAATAGTAATATTTAAGTCATACATTACAAGAGTAGGTGAAGGACCATTCCCAACAGAAATTTCACCAGAAGAAGCTGAAAAAATGGGAATAGAAGAATATGGTGTAGTAACAGGTCGTAAAAGAAGAGTAGGATTATTTGATAAAGACTTTGCAAAAAGATCATGTATGATAAATGGTGCTACACAAATAGCTCTAACATGTATTGATAGATTATATCCAGAATGTGCTAAAGTAAATAAATATGAAGATTTATCACAGGAAGCTAGAGATTATATTGAAGATATTGAAGAAAATGTTGGTGTTCCAATTACTATCATATCCACAGGTCCTGATCTTGCAGATACAATTGATTTAAGAAATGAAAAATTAAATTAA
- a CDS encoding GNAT family N-acetyltransferase, whose product MKNILEKYHYKKITQEREFNLLQTRHNSLSKMLTKSIASEIEEVGSETYIIVYNYDIIGFFTIKVSAFEDMDNFKIKSLKLVCIYIYKDYRSHGIASSVLKDIIVSIRRDRPQYKYLIVNSFIDTIPFFINKGFDFYKKSTILNFNKRNVILLYKKIV is encoded by the coding sequence ATGAAAAACATTCTAGAAAAATATCATTATAAAAAAATAACACAAGAGCGAGAATTTAATCTATTACAAACAAGACACAATTCATTATCTAAAATGTTAACTAAATCTATTGCATCTGAAATAGAAGAAGTTGGAAGTGAGACATATATAATAGTATATAATTATGATATTATTGGATTTTTCACAATAAAAGTATCTGCTTTTGAAGATATGGATAATTTTAAAATAAAATCATTAAAATTAGTGTGTATATATATTTATAAAGATTATAGATCACACGGAATCGCTTCTTCTGTTTTAAAAGATATTATAGTGTCTATAAGACGAGATAGACCACAATATAAATATCTAATAGTAAATTCATTCATAGACACAATACCTTTCTTTATAAATAAGGGATTTGATTTCTATAAAAAATCCACTATCCTTAATTTTAATAAAAGAAATGTTATTTTATTATATAAAAAAATAGTATAG